Proteins encoded within one genomic window of Bacillus sp. F19:
- a CDS encoding YneF family protein, giving the protein MDLWVVILVGVLALLAGVALGFFIARQYMMSYLKKNPPINEQMLKMMMMQMGMKPSQKKINQMMSSMNKMQK; this is encoded by the coding sequence ATGGATCTGTGGGTAGTCATTCTAGTAGGCGTTCTGGCATTACTTGCTGGAGTAGCACTAGGATTTTTCATTGCTCGCCAGTATATGATGAGTTACTTGAAGAAAAATCCGCCAATTAACGAGCAAATGTTAAAAATGATGATGATGCAAATGGGAATGAAACCATCCCAAAAGAAAATCAATCAAATGATGTCTTCTATG